The Paramixta manurensis region TCGCCTTCGCGCCAGACTGGGGCGAAGGGGCGGTATTAAGTTTATACCACGGTGTGACGACCGAATTGCAGCCCGGCATGACCTTCCACATCCCACCGGCTTTACGTATCTACGGTGAATTTACCGTTGGCGTCAGCGAAACCGTGGTGGTGACCGAAAGAGGTTATCGCGCGTTGGGGACGCTGGCTCGCCCTCTAACCTTATTGTAAGGAGCGATCATGAAAGACATTAACGAAAGTCGTGAACGGCTACGCGGGATCTTCAATATCACCGTGACGCCATTTGATGCGCGGGGAAACATCGATTTTGTTGCGCTACGCGAGAACATCGAACGGGTCATCGGCTTAGGGTATGACGGTATTTTGATTGGCGGTACCTATGGCGAGTTTCCGGTGATGACGCTGGCGGAGCGGCGCGAACTTTTCACCGAGGTGATGGCGTGCGTCGGTGATCGGGTACCGGTGATGCTGTGCAGCGCCGGCTCCGATCCGCGTGATGTGCGTGAGTTAACCACATTGGCGGGCGATCTTGGCGGCCTGCCAATGGTGACGCCGCCGTTTGTCAGTGAGATTACCGATGCGCAGATCGTCGCCTTTTTCCGCGCCATCGCGCCGCTGTCGAAAACCGGCATTCTAATTTATAACGCGCCAGGCATCGGAATTACCCTCTCACCCGCGCAGTTGGAACAGTTGGCGGAAATTCCGGGCG contains the following coding sequences:
- a CDS encoding dihydrodipicolinate synthase family protein, which translates into the protein MKDINESRERLRGIFNITVTPFDARGNIDFVALRENIERVIGLGYDGILIGGTYGEFPVMTLAERRELFTEVMACVGDRVPVMLCSAGSDPRDVRELTTLAGDLGGLPMVTPPFVSEITDAQIVAFFRAIAPLSKTGILIYNAPGIGITLSPAQLEQLAEIPGVVGIKQGDLNPTAIDQIANRLRGRLRLFCASDLAFLGPMMCGFDGISTTNSGALPELILATFRAMEQGDALTASALHQLWYDYRALARQHGQPQLVKAAMALRGFKGGAVREPLQPVSTEALAALNDVMRQLASDRRSGVTLVG